The genomic window GCCTGCTCGCCCCGACGAGCGTGAACGTGGCCTCCCGCACGAGTCGCTCCGCGGTACCGTGCCCGACGAGAGCGCTGGATCCGGTGGCAGCGACGAGCGCCGCAGCGGCCCGCACTGCCAAGTTCGAACCCTCCGCCCGTGCTTGGAAAATGTCGTAATTGCCGGACAACGCGTCGTCGAATCGGGTTCTGACGACGCCGTGTTCACGCGAGAACGATTCGGTGTCGACGCCGAGTTCCTCCATCTGAGTGATCGCGCGCCGAGCAACGCCCATCGCCATGCACCCGTTGATCCACGAGCCGTACAGCTGTCCGGCCTGGAATTGTTCGTCGCCGACCACGGACACAACCTGTCCGTCGGCGATCTCGACTCCGTCGAATCGTAGGCGCACGGTGTTGCTTGCATCAGCAGCAATCAACGACAGAGGTTCGACGGTGATGCCGGTAACCGACACGGCGGGAATGATCGAGTGCACGATGGAATCGTCGAATTCGTCCCGTGCGGACACCTGGAGAATGTCGACGATGCCCCAGCCGCTGACGAACGGCGCCGATCCATCGAGAACGTACCCGGTCTCGGTTCGGCGGGCGTACAACTTGGGCGGCCTGGGGATCGCGCCCGCGAATGCCACGCCTGCCTTGACCGAGCCATCCACCAGCGCGCCGAGATATCGATCCTTCATGGCGGCGTTGTCGGTGCCCGACAGCGACATCACGACGCCGGCATGCTGCATCCATGTGAACGCTGTTGCGAGACAACCGCCACACAGTGTCTCGATGATTTCGGGTAACTCGTCGAATTCCGGGCCGTCGTCGGAGTTCGCGGCGAGGCCGTAGAACCCTTCGGCAGCCAGGACCTCGAAATGACCGGGGGGAATTTCGCCGTCGGCATCCACCGACTCGGCGGCAGGGAACAATACGGTGTCGGCAATATCGTGGGCGCGCTCCGGCCAGGACGTCACCTGCAGCATCCTATTCCTTCCGCGCGCCGAATTGTCTGTGGTCCGACGGGCCGAAACCATCGGGTCTGGGCTACATTGCGCAGGTGAGTGAAAATCTCGACCGGATCGATCGGTTGATCATCGACGAACTCGTCGCGGACGGACGCGCCACTCTGGCGACCCTTGCGGAAAAGGCAAGCCTGTCGGTCTCGGCGGTGCAATCGAGGGTTCGTCGACTCGAGTCTCGACGCGTCATTCGTGGGTACACCGCCCAGGTCGATCCAGAAGCGTTGGGGCGCCCGCTGTCTGCCTTCGTCGCCATCACGCCGATCGATCCTGCGCAGCCCGACGACGCGCCTGCTCGGTTGCGCCATATCGGTGCCATCGAATCGTGTCACTCCGTCGCAGGCGAGGAGAGCTACGTCCTGCTCGTTCGCGTCGAGTCACCTCGTGACCTCGAACGACTCCTCCAGGAGATTCGTGCGACGGCCAATGTCCGTACACGGA from Rhodococcus sp. P1Y includes these protein-coding regions:
- a CDS encoding acyl-CoA dehydrogenase family protein, whose protein sequence is MTSWPERAHDIADTVLFPAAESVDADGEIPPGHFEVLAAEGFYGLAANSDDGPEFDELPEIIETLCGGCLATAFTWMQHAGVVMSLSGTDNAAMKDRYLGALVDGSVKAGVAFAGAIPRPPKLYARRTETGYVLDGSAPFVSGWGIVDILQVSARDEFDDSIVHSIIPAVSVTGITVEPLSLIAADASNTVRLRFDGVEIADGQVVSVVGDEQFQAGQLYGSWINGCMAMGVARRAITQMEELGVDTESFSREHGVVRTRFDDALSGNYDIFQARAEGSNLAVRAAAALVAATGSSALVGHGTAERLVREATFTLVGASRPQIRTALLRTLSSDEQRR
- a CDS encoding Lrp/AsnC family transcriptional regulator, translated to MSENLDRIDRLIIDELVADGRATLATLAEKASLSVSAVQSRVRRLESRRVIRGYTAQVDPEALGRPLSAFVAITPIDPAQPDDAPARLRHIGAIESCHSVAGEESYVLLVRVESPRDLERLLQEIRATANVRTRSTIILQTFYDR